The DNA sequence CCGCACGGACGATTTCGGCCAGATAAGCCGATTCGTTCAGGGCCAGGCCGGTCATCGCTGCAAGGAAACCAGGCTGGATGATCTTGTTGAGCTGAGCGGTGTCCATCTGCCAGAAATTGATGTTGGTGAAGGGAATGCCCAGCGAAATCGTTGGGATCAGCACAGCGAAAAGACCCCAAAACACAAGCTGCGTATACACAGGCGTGCCGCGGAAGAACCAGATCCAGAACCAGCTCACGCCACGCAGCACCGGGTTGACGGACTTGCGCATCACCGCCAGCAGCACGGCCAGCACGATGGCAATGAGCATGGAAGTCACCGTCAGGATGAGCGTCCAGCCGATGCCGTTGAGGACATGCTCATTGAATAGGTATTTCCAGACGGTGGGCCAATCGAACTTCTTATTGGTCACCATCCCATGTGCGAGCATCACCGCCAAAAGCGCAACAATGATGCCGGCGATCAGCGATCCGGGACGATGCACCGGCCTCGCGTGAATCCGATTGGGAATATCAAGCCCATCCGATTGACTTTTGTGTGCCATGCCGCACCTTTCCTCTTACTGACGCTTAAAATCCGTTTTGTGTTTCAACAACCGAAACACTCATAGAACATATTTGTATATTATACGAAGCTACGCATAATTGTGTTGTTATCTCATATTCGGAAACGACTAAGACGAATCAATCCCGCACCAGGGCATTACGATGACGAACAATCACCCGTCCGCACCAATTACAACAACGTAAAGAGCCAACAGCACCTGCAATATCAACAATCACCGCAATACCAAGAAGGTCCGGCCGACACCCGCAGGCATCGGCCGAACCTCCCATCCACAACGCCAACTATTTACTTGACGTCGCTGTAATCGTTGATCTTGGCTTCCTTGATGGCGCCGGACTCGTCACCCCAGGACTTGAGGATCTTCATATACGTACCGTCGTCCATCAGCTTCTGCAGCGCGGCCTGCACGGCCTTCGCGGTCTGCATGTCGCCCTTCTTGACCACCACGGCCTCAGGGGTCATGTTGAAGGCCTTGCCCAGCAGCTCAAGCTGGTCGCCGTTCTGTTTGACGGCATAGCCCGAAACCGGGGAGTCGGCACAGAACGCATCGGCCTTGCCGGTGGCCACGTTGGTCGCCACCACGGTCTGTTCCTTCATCGACTGGATATCAATGGCCTTCTTACCGGAAGCGGTGCACTGCTGGCTCAGGTTCTTCACCGTGGTCTCGTGAACGGTGCCGGTCTGCACGGCCACGCTGTGCCCGCAAAGATTGTCGATCGAAAGCTTCTTGGGGTTGCCTTTCTGCACGGCGAAGGAGGCACCAACGTTGAGGAAGGAAACGAATTCGCCGGCATCCTTACGGGCGGGATCCATGGTGAAGCCGGAAATGCCGACATCATATTTCGAGCCGATGCCCGGCATGATGGAATCGAATTCGGCGGAGGTCGGGTCGAATTTCAAGCCGAAGACGGCCGCAAGCGCCTTGGCCACGTCCATGTCATAGCCAATCGGCGTCTTGCCGTCCTTGTCAAGGAATTCGGCAGGCGCATAATCCGGCGAGACTCCGACGGTGAACTTGCCGTCCTTCGTAACCGAATCCGGCAGCATCGCGGCGATCTTGTCGTCCTTTTTGACCGAGCTGGTGTTGGAGGCACTGCTTTTCGGAGTGGCGCTTTTGTCGCTTTCGTCGGTGGTACCGCACGCCGCAACGCTCGCCAACATCGCCGTGGCACAGACTCCAGCCAGAATGCCCTTTATTGTCTTTGAAATATTGAACGACATATCGAATCCTCTCTGAGGCGGATTCGGACGGTCCGCCTTCTTCTTATAAATGAATAATATACTCATTCATGTATTTTATGCAAAATTACCGTCTCAATAAATGGACATTCCAAACATTTATCTGGATTTCAACGCACCAGCTTGTTCTTGTAACGCATCGCACGTAGAGCCTCACGCTTGTCTTCCGCCTCACGCAGGGACTGGCGTTTGTCGTATTCCTTCTTGCCTTGGGCCAGCGCGATTTCGGCTTTGACACGACCATCCTTGAAATAGAGGCTCAACGGCACGATCGTGTAGCCTTTGGCTTCGGTTTGGCGACTGAGTTTGGCGATCTGCGAGGCATGCAGCAACAGCTTGCGTTTGCGCTTTGGCGCGTGGTTGTTCCATGTGCCGTTGAGATATTCGGGAATATTCGCACCTTCCAGCCACATCTCACCATTGCGGTCGATGGAAACGAACGATTCGGCCAATGACGCGCGACCTTCACGCAACGATTTGACCTCAGTGCCGGTCAAGACCAGACCTGCCTCGTAATGATCTTCGATAGTATAGTTGTGCCGCGCCTTGCGGTTCTGCGCAATCATCTGCGTTCCTTGTTCCTTCGCCATGTCTCTCCCCTTTGTCTTTTATCCCGCGTTCTTGCTCATCAATATGACCTGACCATAGCATAGGCGCGTCACCCCCGACTGGGGGAGCGACGCGCCCAAACGATTCAACGATGCAATGCGGTCCTATTCGGTAACCTCACTGCCACCGATGTTTAATAATGCACGTATTCATAGGCACCAGGATTGCTCACCGGTTCCATGAAGCCCTGATTGGCGCCGAAACCGACACCGCCTTCGGAAATCATGATATAGCCGTTGCCTACGGCCTCCACCACAGCGACATGGCCACATGCCGCATTGGCGTGCCAGGTGCCACGCGTCATGCTGGGAATCGCCTGGCCGGGGCGGAAGACCACGGCCGCGCCGACATGCGGCGTGTTGTTGACCAGATAGCCGAGCCTGCGGCCGGTGTCACCCCAGCTGCCGCCGTTGCCCATGTATGAACCCGCGGGAAGCCCCAGCTGGTGACGACGAAGGTAAGCCCACAAGGTGCACTGGCGGGAAGGATAGGCATTGCCCGAATCCCCCGTCGGATGGCCATAGCAGAAGCCTTGCACCCCCCAGCAATTGCCGGGCACGCTGTAGTTCATGCCGCTGGCACTGACCGGAGCGGAGGGCTGATACACAGGGGCA is a window from the Bifidobacterium sp. ESL0745 genome containing:
- a CDS encoding amino acid ABC transporter permease, with protein sequence MAHKSQSDGLDIPNRIHARPVHRPGSLIAGIIVALLAVMLAHGMVTNKKFDWPTVWKYLFNEHVLNGIGWTLILTVTSMLIAIVLAVLLAVMRKSVNPVLRGVSWFWIWFFRGTPVYTQLVFWGLFAVLIPTISLGIPFTNINFWQMDTAQLNKIIQPGFLAAMTGLALNESAYLAEIVRAGLEAVDPGQSEAAEALGMPRTMIMRRVILPQAMRIIVPPTGNEVISMLKTTSLVSAVPFSLEIQFATNAIANRIYKPIPLLMVACFWYLVITSILMVAQAWLERYFGKGFNEGANGPSAGDDDGEVDKPAAKTAAAGGETAFLGLNA
- a CDS encoding ABC transporter substrate-binding protein, with product MSFNISKTIKGILAGVCATAMLASVAACGTTDESDKSATPKSSASNTSSVKKDDKIAAMLPDSVTKDGKFTVGVSPDYAPAEFLDKDGKTPIGYDMDVAKALAAVFGLKFDPTSAEFDSIMPGIGSKYDVGISGFTMDPARKDAGEFVSFLNVGASFAVQKGNPKKLSIDNLCGHSVAVQTGTVHETTVKNLSQQCTASGKKAIDIQSMKEQTVVATNVATGKADAFCADSPVSGYAVKQNGDQLELLGKAFNMTPEAVVVKKGDMQTAKAVQAALQKLMDDGTYMKILKSWGDESGAIKEAKINDYSDVK
- the smpB gene encoding SsrA-binding protein SmpB, whose amino-acid sequence is MAKEQGTQMIAQNRKARHNYTIEDHYEAGLVLTGTEVKSLREGRASLAESFVSIDRNGEMWLEGANIPEYLNGTWNNHAPKRKRKLLLHASQIAKLSRQTEAKGYTIVPLSLYFKDGRVKAEIALAQGKKEYDKRQSLREAEDKREALRAMRYKNKLVR